The Chryseobacterium nakagawai genome has a segment encoding these proteins:
- a CDS encoding phospho-sugar mutase translates to MNTVEKAKLWLSETFDEETRKAVQALIDSNSPDLEDSFYRELEFGTGGMRGIMGVGTNRLNKYTLGQATQGLANYMLEQFKGEEIKVAIAYDVRHNSKEFGKLVADVLTANGIKVLLFKDHRPTPELSFTVRDKKCNGGIVLTASHNPPEYNGYKVYWNDGAQIVPPNDEAIIKEVYSVKFEEIKFNGNDDLIEWIGEEQDDIYIDACIENSTYQNEGKENLNIVFTSIHGTTYTTIPKALAKAGFKKVDLVKEQMIPSGNFPTVDSPNPEEPAALEMAMDLAKITNADIVIGTDPDGDRLGIAVRNLEGEMQLLNGNQTNTILTYYILNEWRKQGRITGKEFIGSTIVTSDIFYDIAQKFGVECKVGLTGFKWIGKMIREAEGTQKFVCGGEESFGFMTGDFVRDKDSCGSILLACEIAAWCKANGKTMYQYMIEIYEDLGMYFEGLINIVRKGRQGAEEIQNMMKDFRENPPKELAGSLVEEVKDFKEQTSLTISTGEKKVMNEIPQSNVLIYYTQDGTKVCVRPSGTEPKIKFYVSVKDAISSEADFKDKLKSLEAKIQAVKTDLKLD, encoded by the coding sequence ATGAATACAGTTGAAAAAGCGAAACTTTGGTTAAGTGAGACCTTTGATGAAGAAACGAGAAAGGCAGTACAGGCATTAATCGACAGTAATTCCCCGGATCTGGAAGATTCTTTCTACAGAGAACTGGAATTCGGAACAGGAGGAATGCGTGGAATAATGGGAGTTGGGACCAACCGCTTAAATAAATATACATTAGGGCAGGCGACTCAAGGATTGGCTAACTATATGCTGGAGCAGTTCAAAGGTGAGGAAATTAAAGTAGCCATTGCCTATGACGTTCGTCATAACTCAAAAGAATTTGGGAAACTGGTAGCAGATGTTTTAACAGCAAACGGAATTAAAGTATTGCTTTTCAAAGATCACAGACCCACTCCTGAACTTTCTTTCACGGTTCGCGATAAAAAATGTAACGGAGGAATTGTATTAACGGCTTCTCATAACCCACCTGAATATAACGGATATAAAGTATATTGGAATGACGGAGCTCAAATCGTGCCACCAAACGATGAAGCTATTATCAAAGAAGTATATTCTGTAAAATTTGAAGAAATCAAATTCAACGGAAATGATGATCTGATCGAATGGATCGGAGAGGAGCAGGATGATATTTACATTGATGCATGTATTGAAAACTCTACGTACCAGAACGAAGGAAAAGAAAATTTAAATATTGTTTTCACTTCCATTCATGGGACCACTTATACTACAATTCCTAAAGCATTAGCAAAAGCAGGTTTCAAAAAAGTAGATCTGGTAAAAGAGCAAATGATCCCGAGTGGAAATTTCCCAACCGTAGACTCTCCAAACCCGGAAGAACCTGCTGCGTTGGAAATGGCAATGGATCTTGCAAAAATTACCAACGCTGATATCGTGATCGGAACAGACCCGGATGGTGACAGATTAGGAATTGCCGTAAGAAACCTGGAGGGTGAAATGCAGTTGCTGAACGGAAACCAAACAAATACAATCCTTACTTATTACATTCTGAACGAATGGAGAAAGCAGGGAAGAATTACAGGGAAAGAATTCATTGGTTCTACCATCGTAACGTCTGATATTTTCTATGATATTGCACAGAAATTTGGTGTTGAATGTAAAGTGGGTCTTACAGGATTCAAATGGATCGGAAAAATGATCCGTGAAGCTGAAGGAACTCAGAAATTTGTGTGCGGTGGAGAAGAAAGTTTCGGATTTATGACCGGAGATTTTGTTCGTGATAAAGACTCTTGTGGAAGTATCCTTTTGGCTTGTGAAATTGCTGCTTGGTGTAAAGCTAACGGTAAAACAATGTATCAGTACATGATCGAAATCTATGAAGATCTGGGGATGTACTTTGAAGGATTAATCAATATTGTTAGAAAGGGAAGACAAGGTGCTGAAGAAATTCAGAATATGATGAAAGACTTCCGTGAAAATCCACCAAAAGAATTGGCTGGCTCATTAGTGGAAGAAGTAAAAGATTTCAAAGAGCAGACAAGTCTTACCATTTCTACAGGAGAGAAAAAAGTAATGAACGAAATTCCACAATCTAACGTATTGATTTACTATACACAAGATGGAACAAAGGTTTGCGTAAGACCTTCAGGAACAGAACCAAAAATTAAATTCTATGTTTCAGTAAAAGATGCCATCTCTTCTGAAGCAGACTTTAAAGATAAACTGAAATCATTAGAAGCTAAAATTCAGGCTGTTAAAACAGACTTAAAGCTGGATTAA
- a CDS encoding GIN domain-containing protein — translation MKKVLYTLMLVAVVSCGKVSPKGNIEKKDVDVPEFVNLDLAGKFRVFYAKGPKNFVEIETYPNVASNLDVDVKDKTLIIKEKRGTKGVDFYNVTIYSKYNLEKVAVSDSVEVNISSEIKTDNFRLNMKNNASFMGSVNTRRAEVEMHNRSRANFLGLTKDAVIKISDTASLISPYWKITNLNIDSKNGNYAEVNVKDSLKGNIQNTAKFIYYNDPIRAFKVEKTTKVENKKLD, via the coding sequence ATGAAAAAAGTACTATACACATTGATGCTGGTAGCAGTTGTTTCCTGTGGGAAAGTTTCTCCAAAGGGAAATATTGAAAAGAAAGATGTGGACGTTCCAGAATTTGTAAATCTGGATCTGGCAGGTAAATTCCGTGTATTTTATGCCAAAGGCCCGAAAAACTTCGTGGAAATAGAAACCTATCCCAACGTAGCGAGTAATCTGGATGTAGATGTAAAAGACAAAACCCTTATTATTAAGGAAAAAAGAGGAACAAAAGGAGTAGATTTTTACAATGTAACCATCTATTCAAAATATAATCTTGAGAAAGTAGCCGTTTCTGACTCAGTAGAAGTGAATATTTCAAGTGAAATTAAAACCGATAATTTCAGACTGAATATGAAAAATAACGCAAGCTTCATGGGATCTGTCAACACAAGAAGAGCAGAGGTGGAAATGCATAACAGAAGCCGTGCTAACTTTTTGGGATTAACAAAAGATGCCGTAATAAAGATTTCAGACACAGCAAGTTTAATTTCCCCTTACTGGAAAATTACCAATCTGAATATCGATTCCAAAAATGGAAACTATGCAGAAGTGAATGTAAAAGATTCTTTAAAAGGGAATATTCAAAATACAGCAAAATTTATCTATTATAACGATCCAATCAGGGCATTTAAAGTAGAGAAAACAACGAAAGTTGAGAATAAAAAGCTGGATTAA
- a CDS encoding DUF2931 family protein, giving the protein MNNKYEWLALTTADMGYNMEIVDGFFYDNKGEEIAGIPSRQVLQSQWWSGDSGVMIVGEQYRPIPFGMKIRWFSYAEDKFYEGDFKLDYEKLSKLFKERLNCKESSNYKYF; this is encoded by the coding sequence ATGAATAATAAGTACGAATGGCTGGCTTTGACAACTGCTGATATGGGATATAATATGGAAATTGTAGATGGATTCTTTTATGATAATAAGGGAGAGGAAATCGCTGGAATTCCTAGCAGACAGGTTCTGCAATCTCAATGGTGGAGTGGCGATTCCGGAGTTATGATTGTAGGAGAACAATATCGGCCCATTCCTTTCGGGATGAAAATCAGATGGTTTTCTTATGCGGAAGACAAGTTTTATGAAGGCGATTTTAAATTGGATTATGAAAAATTGTCGAAGCTATTTAAGGAAAGATTAAACTGTAAAGAAAGTTCTAATTATAAATATTTTTAA
- a CDS encoding DUF2931 family protein, with translation MKVYILTMLCSIFILLTCNKNDISKIKNSQQEEFSYMVTVSAPEGYPVEVYEGWLLNKDKKLICGMPRVGRTTGSWEYDGSEAGQGSNEMPTHLNLTYVAYAEKKFYTVDADLPSAKILEEFRKGFSLVEVPNDQNIYTDIKHSTYDTFTVGAAPGGVIVVWLSAGHHRVEICRLQAKEVFVDKNVFMGFVDKNESQQQFYDDLYNIIVKDSVRTEISKNGIPFGLWDKYRTKYKYRFVLKPYDEKDKITFESIKYYNGEAIIYYPQDLAKTDYRAAALPYNANISFTKYNTEIFFNDKELMKIFEDFKQKYPDQPVDIVLVPTFMYNEIKVYAECNGEKIELQKAKVNKIWGG, from the coding sequence ATGAAAGTATATATTCTCACTATGCTTTGCAGTATATTTATATTGTTGACATGCAACAAAAATGATATATCAAAGATAAAAAACAGCCAACAAGAAGAATTCTCTTACATGGTTACAGTGAGTGCACCTGAAGGATACCCTGTAGAAGTATACGAAGGTTGGTTGTTGAATAAAGACAAAAAGCTAATCTGCGGAATGCCAAGAGTAGGCCGTACAACGGGAAGTTGGGAGTATGATGGAAGTGAGGCTGGGCAAGGAAGCAATGAAATGCCTACTCACCTTAATCTTACATATGTGGCTTATGCAGAGAAGAAATTCTATACTGTGGATGCAGATTTACCATCTGCTAAAATTTTGGAAGAATTTCGCAAAGGTTTTTCGTTGGTAGAAGTTCCTAATGATCAGAATATTTATACTGATATTAAGCATAGTACTTACGATACATTTACAGTAGGAGCTGCACCTGGAGGTGTTATTGTAGTATGGTTATCAGCTGGGCATCATAGAGTAGAGATTTGTAGATTGCAGGCTAAAGAAGTTTTTGTGGATAAAAATGTTTTTATGGGATTTGTGGACAAAAATGAAAGTCAGCAACAATTTTATGATGATCTTTATAATATAATAGTTAAAGATAGTGTAAGAACAGAAATCAGTAAGAATGGTATTCCATTTGGTCTTTGGGATAAGTATCGCACCAAGTACAAATATCGTTTTGTTTTAAAACCCTATGATGAAAAAGATAAGATTACGTTTGAATCTATAAAATACTATAATGGAGAAGCAATCATATATTATCCACAGGATTTAGCAAAAACAGACTATAGGGCAGCAGCCCTTCCTTATAATGCCAATATATCTTTTACAAAGTATAATACAGAGATTTTTTTCAATGATAAAGAGCTAATGAAGATATTTGAGGACTTTAAACAAAAGTACCCTGATCAACCTGTAGACATTGTATTAGTACCTACATTTATGTACAATGAGATTAAGGTATATGCAGAATGCAACGGCGAAAAAATAGAATTACAAAAAGCTAAAGTTAATAAGATCTGGGGTGGGTAA
- a CDS encoding DUF2931 family protein: MNNKYEWLTLTTADMGYNMEIVDGSFYDNKGEVIAGIPSRQVLQSQWWNGDSGVMIVGEQYRPIPFGMKIRWFSYAEDKFYEGDFKLDYEKLSKLFKEGLNCKESSNYKYFKIALAPGGQVFLYLLGGNSLLVGDFLAKESHSLQWTDLGNKSNEQRNNAVKHFQGEMPLQTQQEISEKRINTQIWKDINLHYPWSYTFKVADFNNSFELKKQKMGVDYINGEEAWCISEIDYLTKSSPKAIPMEIDGKFETSAGRKFTIRVYPGNVNGQEPKMQPYEIRRGREQELVKLFKDFYEKVGKKDFEIHLKLSPDFKTGKVYLKKDNIEQEIPKVQVDIFDMTFDQ; the protein is encoded by the coding sequence ATGAACAATAAGTACGAATGGCTGACTTTGACAACTGCCGATATGGGATATAATATGGAGATTGTTGATGGATCCTTTTATGATAATAAGGGTGAAGTTATCGCTGGAATTCCTAGTAGGCAGGTTCTGCAATCTCAATGGTGGAATGGAGATTCCGGAGTTATGATTGTAGGAGAACAATATCGACCCATTCCTTTCGGGATGAAAATCAGATGGTTTTCTTATGCGGAAGACAAGTTTTATGAAGGCGATTTTAAATTGGATTATGAAAAATTGTCGAAGCTATTTAAGGAAGGATTAAACTGTAAAGAAAGTTCTAATTATAAATATTTTAAAATAGCCCTTGCTCCTGGTGGGCAAGTATTTCTTTATTTACTGGGAGGGAATTCTCTCTTGGTTGGTGATTTTTTAGCGAAAGAAAGCCATTCGTTGCAATGGACTGATCTTGGAAATAAAAGTAACGAACAAAGGAATAATGCGGTAAAACATTTTCAAGGTGAGATGCCTCTTCAAACGCAGCAGGAAATTTCAGAAAAAAGAATCAATACCCAGATTTGGAAAGATATTAATCTTCATTATCCCTGGAGCTATACTTTTAAGGTAGCAGATTTTAACAATTCTTTTGAATTAAAAAAGCAGAAAATGGGAGTCGACTACATTAACGGAGAGGAAGCATGGTGTATCTCTGAAATAGATTACTTAACGAAGTCCTCCCCCAAAGCAATCCCAATGGAGATTGATGGTAAATTTGAAACTTCTGCCGGAAGAAAATTTACCATTCGTGTCTATCCTGGCAACGTAAATGGACAAGAGCCCAAGATGCAGCCTTATGAGATAAGGAGAGGTCGTGAGCAGGAATTGGTAAAACTGTTTAAAGATTTTTATGAAAAGGTTGGAAAGAAAGATTTTGAAATTCATCTAAAACTTTCACCAGACTTTAAAACGGGTAAAGTATACCTGAAGAAAGATAATATAGAGCAGGAAATTCCTAAAGTACAGGTGGATATTTTCGATATGACATTTGATCAATGA
- a CDS encoding phospholipase effector Tle1 domain-containing protein, with protein sequence MKIIGETRPLTYKSYSYSLLAITGNPKVKEWKIEYNGKILSTNTAGSFKFHPNLAGKKVRLIAVVIQNGKNTEHSIDLFILLGNPKILSIEWQDFRGKPIGKRKVGYLDKIQLAIKTINIPKGDSLKISIYEEETTKDRSMGTSTTSGVDDKGFAYLYFNQLSLYQDALNKKDWIEEGEHEYYIKVKYENYINRTEEKIQLVIQNELTQHVDKPQQTNKPVVVSAPDNKPKQDNKSKRDVVFNMFFDGTMNNMTNTTERIGKTDVYNRKSNKEDDSYTNFYSNVALLYMNNDVKETEDIIKIYTEGIGTEDKKKDQAFPGGALGTGIAIYMRGIKDKVQRGVQQMQDFANKKYFDKDISIGKVTINVFGFSRGAAAARYFLSQDSLIAIYLNLKSSKEITFNFIGLFDTVASYGILHLNDVIELQLKLRGRAKKIVQLAAADEYRNNFKLTNIESSVKAGVGYQLTMPGVHSDIGGGYGEISDEKRYLGEYMLYGDNESTAKKELEKIKKRYIEEGWYQPEQFMITKELKTNFSKLDTLSYSHLYTLYGVRKGLSNIINIFLYQ encoded by the coding sequence ATGAAAATTATAGGAGAAACAAGACCCCTTACTTATAAATCATACAGCTACAGCCTGCTGGCCATCACAGGAAATCCTAAAGTAAAAGAGTGGAAAATAGAATACAATGGTAAGATACTGTCGACCAACACTGCGGGAAGTTTCAAATTTCACCCTAATCTGGCAGGAAAGAAAGTAAGACTTATTGCTGTAGTTATTCAAAATGGTAAAAATACTGAGCATTCTATTGATTTATTTATTCTTTTGGGAAATCCAAAAATTCTATCCATAGAATGGCAGGATTTCAGAGGTAAACCGATAGGAAAAAGAAAGGTAGGCTATCTGGATAAAATACAGTTAGCCATTAAAACAATCAATATTCCAAAGGGAGATTCCCTAAAAATATCTATTTATGAGGAGGAAACGACTAAAGATCGGTCGATGGGTACTTCTACGACCAGCGGTGTAGATGATAAAGGTTTTGCCTATCTGTATTTTAATCAGCTCAGTCTCTATCAGGATGCTCTGAACAAAAAGGATTGGATTGAGGAAGGTGAACACGAGTATTATATCAAGGTAAAATATGAAAATTATATCAACCGTACAGAAGAAAAAATACAGCTTGTTATACAAAATGAGCTGACACAACATGTTGATAAACCGCAACAGACGAATAAGCCAGTGGTAGTTAGTGCCCCTGATAACAAACCTAAACAGGATAATAAATCTAAGAGAGACGTAGTTTTCAATATGTTCTTTGATGGAACTATGAATAATATGACCAATACTACGGAGAGGATTGGAAAAACAGATGTTTATAACAGGAAAAGCAATAAAGAGGATGATAGTTATACTAATTTCTACTCCAATGTAGCTTTATTATATATGAATAACGATGTTAAAGAAACCGAAGATATTATTAAAATTTATACCGAAGGGATAGGTACTGAAGATAAGAAAAAGGATCAGGCTTTTCCGGGAGGCGCATTGGGGACGGGCATCGCTATTTATATGAGAGGTATCAAAGATAAAGTACAGCGGGGAGTACAGCAAATGCAGGACTTCGCCAATAAAAAATATTTTGATAAAGATATATCTATTGGCAAAGTAACCATTAATGTATTTGGTTTCAGCCGGGGTGCGGCAGCGGCAAGATATTTTTTGTCCCAGGACTCATTAATTGCGATTTATCTGAATTTAAAAAGTTCTAAAGAAATTACCTTTAACTTTATCGGGTTGTTTGATACCGTTGCGTCTTATGGTATCCTCCATTTAAATGATGTGATAGAGCTTCAGTTAAAATTAAGAGGCAGAGCAAAAAAGATCGTACAGTTGGCCGCTGCTGATGAATACAGGAATAATTTTAAATTGACTAATATTGAAAGTTCTGTAAAAGCGGGAGTAGGTTACCAGCTTACGATGCCGGGAGTGCATTCAGATATTGGCGGTGGGTATGGTGAAATAAGTGACGAAAAAAGATATTTAGGAGAATACATGCTCTATGGAGATAATGAGAGTACAGCGAAAAAAGAACTGGAAAAAATAAAAAAACGTTATATTGAAGAAGGATGGTATCAGCCGGAACAGTTTATGATTACAAAAGAGCTTAAAACCAATTTTTCTAAACTGGATACCCTTTCTTACAGTCATTTATATACATTATATGGGGTAAGAAAAGGCTTGTCTAATATTATCAATATATTCCTTTATCAATAA
- a CDS encoding DUF4280 domain-containing protein — translation MSEKHLVCQGAICKCQFGTAPDKLLVKTQSKRYINDKEGSSKLMATHVDIGKTFEKNTFGSCAKMNNNPCQVTITQWSGYYQNITLEDNNGKALLEDSKATCPIGSPDCITITNHGQTAEISQQNIDHARPEVLAEVFPFVDLKKEEIAEEEKDIVKL, via the coding sequence ATGAGCGAGAAACATTTAGTATGCCAGGGAGCCATCTGTAAATGCCAGTTCGGCACAGCTCCGGATAAATTGCTGGTGAAAACCCAAAGCAAACGATACATTAACGATAAGGAAGGCAGCAGTAAACTGATGGCTACCCACGTAGATATTGGTAAAACTTTTGAGAAAAATACTTTTGGAAGCTGTGCCAAAATGAACAACAATCCCTGTCAGGTTACCATCACCCAATGGAGCGGTTATTATCAGAACATTACGCTGGAAGATAATAACGGAAAAGCGCTGTTGGAAGACAGTAAAGCAACCTGTCCGATAGGAAGCCCGGATTGTATTACTATTACCAACCACGGACAAACAGCAGAAATTTCTCAACAAAACATAGATCATGCACGTCCTGAGGTACTTGCAGAAGTATTTCCGTTTGTTGATTTGAAGAAAGAAGAAATTGCAGAGGAGGAAAAGGATATCGTTAAACTTTAA
- a CDS encoding glycosyltransferase family 2 protein: MNLSIVIPLLNEEDSLEQLFSRIDKVCQTNSLSYEIWFVDDGSTDLSWSIIENLKVQYPQIHAIKFSRNYGKSQALHAAFERTNGDVVITMDADLQDFPEEIPELYNMVIHDNYDIVSGWKKKRFDNVMTKNIPSKLFNAAARKVSGVYLHDFNCGLKAYKKQVVKSVDVYGDMHRYIPVLAANAGFRRITEKEVQHQARPYGTSKFGTERFVRGFLDLVTLWFVSRFGGRPMHFFGAVGTVMFILGFLSALWLGVSKLIDVARGIYGHLITNNPWFYIALTMMIMGTLLFVAGFLGEMIIRTNREHKNYNIDEVI, translated from the coding sequence ATGAACTTATCTATAGTTATTCCATTACTGAACGAAGAAGACTCTTTGGAACAGCTTTTTTCAAGGATTGACAAAGTCTGCCAAACCAATAGTTTATCTTACGAAATCTGGTTTGTAGACGATGGAAGTACGGATTTGTCGTGGAGCATTATTGAGAACTTAAAAGTACAGTATCCTCAAATCCACGCGATTAAATTTTCCCGAAATTATGGGAAATCACAGGCTCTTCATGCCGCTTTTGAAAGAACAAACGGAGATGTGGTGATTACCATGGATGCCGACTTACAGGATTTTCCGGAAGAAATTCCCGAACTGTATAATATGGTCATTCATGATAATTACGATATTGTTTCCGGCTGGAAAAAGAAACGCTTCGATAATGTAATGACGAAAAATATTCCGTCAAAACTATTCAATGCTGCGGCAAGAAAAGTTTCAGGAGTCTATCTTCACGATTTCAACTGTGGTTTGAAAGCTTACAAAAAGCAAGTGGTAAAATCTGTAGATGTATACGGAGATATGCACCGCTATATTCCGGTATTGGCTGCAAATGCAGGTTTCAGAAGAATTACAGAAAAAGAAGTACAGCATCAGGCAAGACCTTACGGAACTTCAAAATTCGGAACAGAAAGATTTGTAAGAGGATTTTTGGATCTGGTAACGCTTTGGTTTGTAAGTCGTTTTGGAGGAAGGCCTATGCATTTCTTCGGAGCAGTTGGAACCGTAATGTTTATTTTAGGTTTTCTTTCTGCACTGTGGCTGGGAGTATCCAAACTGATTGATGTAGCCAGAGGAATCTATGGCCATTTAATCACTAATAATCCTTGGTTCTACATTGCATTAACCATGATGATTATGGGAACGTTATTGTTTGTAGCAGGATTCCTGGGAGAAATGATTATCAGAACCAACCGCGAGCATAAGAATTATAATATTGATGAAGTGATATAA
- a CDS encoding DUF4199 domain-containing protein, giving the protein MTKSPSTLGIILFIATMIVFFVVYTFFSGINYFDISLKANAFVLPILYAGAAFWSVKTYWNNHRVVTFKEAFKRAFVPMFIGGILSIFSIYAFLNFADTDAKKLLNYQYVQRQKSELDTEYTSARKILKHQKDIDELDEKYKERVQSFSPEAVKGKDMLTASHFSGYFAAILIFYVVLSVFFGAFFRTRSIYQPEETNQD; this is encoded by the coding sequence ATGACGAAAAGTCCATCAACACTAGGAATTATACTTTTTATCGCTACAATGATCGTTTTCTTTGTAGTGTACACTTTTTTTTCAGGAATCAATTATTTTGATATTTCACTGAAAGCCAATGCTTTCGTATTGCCTATTCTCTATGCCGGAGCTGCATTCTGGTCCGTAAAAACCTATTGGAACAACCATAGAGTAGTAACTTTTAAGGAAGCGTTCAAAAGAGCATTCGTTCCGATGTTCATCGGAGGAATTCTTTCGATTTTCAGTATTTATGCTTTTTTAAACTTTGCAGATACGGATGCAAAAAAGCTTTTGAACTACCAATATGTTCAAAGACAGAAGTCGGAATTGGATACAGAATATACTTCGGCGAGAAAAATTTTGAAACATCAGAAAGATATTGACGAACTGGATGAGAAGTATAAAGAGAGAGTACAAAGCTTCTCTCCAGAGGCTGTAAAAGGAAAAGATATGCTTACGGCAAGTCATTTTTCAGGATATTTTGCAGCAATTCTTATATTTTACGTAGTTTTGTCGGTGTTTTTCGGAGCATTTTTCAGAACGAGAAGTATCTATCAGCCCGAAGAAACGAATCAAGACTAA
- a CDS encoding metal-dependent hydrolase, with product MKIQFLGQNCFLFTYKDKTILSDPFYNYKKAESGFDITAQKIDYILLTHAHGDHIADVAEVLQHYPEATVIGVPEVCGYFTQAKNKDDVNLGGSAKIDDLKISMVPAHHTSSFPDGSYGGVPVGYIFRLPEGKNVYLAGDTGVMADMELFPRLYGNIDLSILPIGSHYTMCPRKASFAAAELLKTPKVIGCHFDTFPAIEINHESALKHFADKNVELVLPKLGETFEF from the coding sequence ATGAAAATACAATTTTTAGGGCAAAATTGTTTTCTGTTCACGTACAAGGACAAAACAATTTTAAGTGACCCTTTTTACAACTACAAAAAAGCGGAATCAGGTTTTGATATTACCGCTCAAAAAATCGATTACATCCTATTGACTCATGCCCATGGAGATCATATTGCAGATGTAGCGGAAGTATTACAGCATTATCCTGAAGCTACCGTAATTGGAGTACCTGAAGTATGTGGATACTTTACACAAGCTAAAAATAAGGATGATGTGAACCTCGGAGGATCGGCAAAAATCGACGATCTTAAAATTTCCATGGTTCCGGCTCATCACACCAGTTCTTTCCCAGATGGGAGCTATGGTGGTGTTCCTGTAGGCTATATTTTCAGATTACCTGAAGGTAAGAATGTGTATTTAGCTGGAGATACAGGTGTAATGGCAGATATGGAGCTATTCCCAAGATTATACGGGAATATTGACCTTTCTATCCTTCCAATCGGAAGCCATTATACAATGTGTCCTAGAAAAGCATCTTTTGCGGCAGCAGAACTATTAAAAACTCCAAAGGTAATCGGATGTCACTTTGATACGTTTCCAGCTATTGAGATCAATCATGAAAGTGCATTAAAGCATTTCGCCGATAAAAATGTAGAACTTGTTTTACCAAAATTAGGAGAAACTTTCGAATTTTAA
- a CDS encoding SRPBCC family protein, with the protein MSSNVYVEAQMLIRKSIEDVFEAFINPEVTTHFWFTKSTGKLEEGKTVTWEWEMYGVKNVVNVHQIIPNQLIKTEWGEPSVHVDYEFKTMENGTLVVIKSYGFSQTGEDLLRQINDNTGGFTTVLDGCKAYMEHGINLRLIEDKFPSK; encoded by the coding sequence ATGAGTTCCAATGTCTATGTTGAAGCACAAATGCTTATTAGAAAATCAATTGAAGATGTTTTTGAAGCATTTATCAATCCTGAAGTAACCACTCATTTCTGGTTTACAAAATCTACGGGTAAATTAGAAGAAGGGAAAACAGTGACCTGGGAATGGGAGATGTACGGCGTGAAAAACGTGGTAAATGTTCATCAGATTATTCCGAACCAACTGATTAAAACAGAATGGGGAGAACCTTCAGTACATGTAGACTATGAGTTTAAAACTATGGAAAACGGAACTCTTGTTGTGATTAAAAGCTATGGATTCAGCCAGACGGGTGAAGATCTCCTAAGACAAATTAACGACAATACAGGCGGTTTTACGACGGTTTTAGACGGTTGTAAAGCTTATATGGAACATGGAATTAATTTGAGGCTTATTGAAGATAAATTCCCATCGAAATAA